In the genome of Aureimonas sp. OT7, one region contains:
- a CDS encoding DEAD/DEAH box helicase translates to MPFSELGLSAKVLEAVEKAGYSEPTPIQAQAIPHALQRRDVLGIAQTGTGKTASFVLPMLTLLEKGRARARMPRTLIIEPTRELAAQVEESFDKYGVNSRLNVALLIGGVSFEDQNRKLERGVDVLIATPGRLLDHFERGKLLMTGVEILVIDEADRMLDMGFIPDIERICKVIPFTRQTLFFSATMPPEITRLADQFLQNPVRVEVAKPASTAMTVEQKLVATASSDYDKRDRLRGLIRDEGETLTNAIIFCNRKRDVSTLFRSLEKHGFSVGALHGDMDQRARTMTLQAFRDNKLTLLVASDVAARGLDIPMVSHVFNFDVPTHAEDYVHRIGRTGRAGRSGKSFTLVTREDSKYLAAIEKMISKDIDWLDGDLSTVTESADSGDKRGKRSARKAGGSSERGRGRGAKRDIPIEEPVEALEASSDTVDEPVKAERADKPAETARRKPEPAKAAPRAQEASRRVPEPSRNGRNRGGNDHGNEPSPVGFGEDIPAFMLIRTAG, encoded by the coding sequence ATGCCATTTTCAGAGCTGGGACTTAGCGCCAAGGTTCTCGAGGCCGTCGAGAAAGCCGGATATTCGGAGCCCACGCCCATCCAGGCGCAGGCCATCCCGCATGCCCTGCAACGCCGCGACGTGCTGGGTATCGCCCAGACCGGAACGGGCAAGACGGCATCCTTCGTGCTGCCCATGCTGACCCTCCTGGAAAAGGGGCGCGCTCGGGCTCGTATGCCGCGGACGCTCATCATCGAGCCGACCCGCGAACTGGCGGCGCAGGTCGAGGAATCCTTTGATAAATACGGCGTCAACAGCCGGCTGAACGTGGCTCTGCTGATCGGCGGCGTCTCCTTCGAAGACCAGAACCGCAAGCTGGAGCGCGGCGTCGACGTGCTGATCGCGACGCCCGGCCGCCTTCTCGATCATTTCGAGCGCGGCAAACTCCTGATGACCGGCGTGGAAATCCTCGTCATCGACGAGGCAGACCGGATGCTCGACATGGGCTTCATCCCGGATATCGAGCGTATCTGCAAGGTTATTCCCTTCACGCGGCAGACGCTGTTCTTCTCGGCGACGATGCCGCCCGAGATCACCCGCCTCGCCGACCAGTTTCTCCAGAACCCCGTACGTGTCGAGGTGGCAAAGCCCGCCTCCACAGCCATGACGGTCGAGCAGAAGCTCGTTGCCACGGCTTCCTCGGACTACGACAAGCGCGACCGGCTGCGTGGCCTGATCCGCGACGAGGGCGAGACCCTCACCAACGCGATCATCTTCTGTAACCGCAAACGCGATGTCTCCACCCTGTTCCGTTCGCTGGAGAAGCACGGCTTCTCGGTGGGCGCCCTGCATGGCGACATGGACCAGCGCGCACGAACCATGACGCTGCAGGCCTTCCGCGACAACAAGCTGACGCTGCTGGTGGCATCCGACGTCGCGGCGCGCGGCCTGGATATTCCCATGGTCAGCCACGTCTTCAATTTCGACGTGCCGACCCATGCGGAGGATTACGTCCACCGCATCGGCCGCACTGGCAGGGCCGGCCGATCCGGCAAATCGTTCACGCTCGTCACGCGTGAGGACAGCAAGTATCTGGCCGCCATCGAGAAGATGATCTCCAAGGATATAGACTGGCTCGACGGTGACCTTTCGACCGTGACCGAAAGTGCGGACAGCGGAGACAAGCGCGGCAAGCGGAGCGCGCGCAAGGCCGGCGGCTCTTCGGAGCGCGGCCGTGGCAGAGGTGCGAAGCGCGACATCCCGATCGAGGAGCCGGTCGAGGCGCTTGAAGCCTCGTCCGATACCGTTGACGAGCCAGTAAAGGCCGAACGGGCCGACAAGCCCGCCGAAACCGCGCGTCGGAAGCCGGAGCCCGCCAAGGCTGCTCCCCGCGCGCAGGAGGCGTCCCGCCGCGTACCGGAACCGTCCCGCAACGGCCGCAACCGCGGCGGCAACGACCATGGCAACGAACCGTCCCCGGTCGGCTTCGGCGAGGATATCCCCGCCTTCATGCTGATTCGCACCGCAGGCTGA
- the parE gene encoding DNA topoisomerase IV subunit B: MADAPAQQPRAPQRAPQAPSDNDYTAADIEVLEGLEPVRRRPGMYVGGTDSKALHHLFAEVIDNSMDEAVAGHATFIEVALDAQGFLSVTDNGRGIPVDPHPKYKDKSALEVIMTTLHAGGKFDSKVYETSGGLHGVGVSVVNALSDVLEVEIARNRRLYRQSYARGVATSPLQEVGEVQNRRGTRVRFRPDSQIFGEGATFDPARLFAMARSKAYLFGGVEIRWSCDPALLGEAEVPPKATFHFPGGLKDYLETSIGSEHRVTTQVFSGRTQKASGHGAVEWAVCWTAADGAVRSYCNTIPTPEGGTHEAGLRSVLLRGIKAFAEVSGNKRASVITAEDIMVTASAMLSVFIREPEFVGQTKDRLATGEAQRIVESAIRDSFDIWLASSPQDAARLIDWVVERADERLRRRAEKEVSRKTATRKLRLPGKLADCSQNGAAGAELFIVEGDSAGGSAKQARDRTRQAILPLRGKILNVASAGREKMGANQQLADLILALGCGTRGKYRESDLRYERVIIMTDADVDGAHIASLLITFFFQEMPELIRGGHLFLAVPPLYKLSQGGKTIYARDDADRERLTQREFKGKGKVEVSRFKGLGEMLPSQLKETTMDPRKRTLLRVEMDDLPESGTAGAVEALMGNKPEARFRFIQERAAFAEDLDV, from the coding sequence CCGTCCGACAACGACTATACCGCGGCCGATATCGAGGTGCTGGAGGGGCTGGAGCCCGTCCGCCGGCGCCCGGGAATGTATGTGGGCGGTACGGATTCCAAGGCGCTCCACCACCTGTTCGCCGAAGTCATCGACAATTCGATGGACGAGGCGGTGGCCGGCCATGCCACCTTCATCGAGGTCGCGCTTGACGCGCAGGGTTTCCTGTCGGTCACCGATAACGGGCGCGGCATTCCGGTGGACCCGCATCCCAAATACAAGGACAAGTCGGCTCTCGAGGTCATCATGACCACGCTGCATGCCGGCGGCAAGTTCGACTCCAAGGTCTATGAAACCTCCGGCGGCCTGCACGGCGTCGGCGTATCGGTCGTCAATGCTCTGTCCGATGTCCTGGAAGTGGAGATCGCACGCAACCGTCGGCTCTATCGGCAGAGCTATGCGCGCGGGGTCGCAACAAGCCCGCTCCAGGAGGTCGGCGAGGTGCAGAACCGTCGCGGTACGCGCGTACGGTTCCGCCCGGACAGCCAGATCTTCGGCGAGGGAGCGACATTCGATCCGGCACGCCTGTTCGCCATGGCGCGGTCCAAGGCCTATCTGTTCGGTGGGGTGGAGATCCGGTGGTCCTGCGATCCGGCCCTTCTCGGCGAGGCCGAGGTACCGCCCAAGGCTACATTCCACTTCCCCGGCGGCTTGAAGGATTATCTCGAGACGAGCATCGGCTCCGAGCATCGCGTCACGACGCAGGTTTTTTCCGGCCGCACGCAGAAAGCGTCCGGCCACGGCGCGGTGGAATGGGCCGTCTGCTGGACGGCGGCGGACGGCGCTGTCCGGTCCTACTGCAACACCATCCCGACGCCGGAGGGCGGCACGCACGAAGCCGGCCTGCGCAGTGTGCTTCTGCGCGGCATCAAGGCTTTCGCGGAGGTGTCCGGCAACAAGCGGGCCAGCGTCATCACCGCCGAGGACATCATGGTGACGGCCTCGGCCATGCTGTCGGTCTTCATCCGCGAACCCGAGTTCGTCGGCCAGACCAAGGATCGCCTGGCAACGGGCGAGGCCCAGCGCATCGTCGAGAGCGCCATCCGCGACAGCTTCGACATCTGGCTTGCCAGCTCGCCGCAGGATGCCGCGCGCCTGATCGACTGGGTGGTCGAACGCGCCGACGAGCGGCTTCGCCGGCGCGCCGAAAAAGAAGTCAGCCGCAAGACGGCGACGCGCAAGCTGCGGCTGCCGGGCAAGCTGGCGGACTGCTCGCAGAACGGGGCGGCGGGGGCCGAATTGTTCATCGTCGAGGGCGACTCGGCCGGCGGTTCGGCCAAGCAGGCGCGCGACCGGACACGCCAGGCCATCCTGCCGCTACGCGGCAAGATACTGAACGTCGCCAGCGCCGGCCGCGAAAAGATGGGCGCCAACCAGCAGCTCGCCGACCTGATCCTGGCGCTCGGCTGCGGGACGCGGGGCAAGTACCGCGAGAGCGACCTGCGCTACGAGCGCGTCATCATCATGACCGACGCCGATGTGGACGGCGCACATATCGCTTCGCTTCTCATCACCTTCTTTTTCCAGGAAATGCCGGAGCTGATCCGTGGCGGGCATCTGTTCCTGGCCGTACCGCCGCTCTATAAGCTCAGCCAGGGCGGCAAGACAATCTACGCCCGCGACGATGCCGACCGCGAGCGGCTGACGCAGCGCGAGTTCAAGGGCAAGGGCAAGGTAGAGGTCAGCCGGTTCAAGGGCCTCGGAGAGATGCTGCCCAGCCAGTTGAAGGAAACCACCATGGACCCGCGCAAGCGCACGCTGCTGCGGGTCGAAATGGACGACCTTCCCGAATCCGGAACCGCCGGCGCGGTGGAAGCCTTGATGGGAAACAAGCCCGAAGCCCGCTTCCGCTTCATCCAGGAGCGGGCGGCATTCGCCGAAGATCTGGACGTCTGA